A window of the Gammaproteobacteria bacterium genome harbors these coding sequences:
- a CDS encoding thiamine pyrophosphate-binding protein, translated as MKIKVNDFIAAFLKAQSITHVFEMAGGMITHLLDAIYHTNAINIISVHHEQAAAFAVDGFARFTGKPGIALATSGPGATNLLTGIGNCYFDSVPALFLTGQVNQHEQKGDRKIRQLGFQETDIISMARPITKKCYAVTTAAEIESVLPEAYQLAIEGRQGPVLIDIPMNLQRAEIEVNAASLLPLKREVIQKTISEKLLSDLEQAIQHSQRPIILAGRGIVATKSIDKLLQFAELTQIPVVTSLLGLEAIPYQHLMRVGFIGSYGNRWANIAIGTADLLIVLGSRLDIRQTGADVDGFKKNKVIYHIDCDENEMNNRVNGCICITEDVENFLTVFLKKIDPTKFSLKKDWISQIHQLKKEWPDTEELKELDGINPNFFMARLAEWSKGVQGFVADVGNHQMWAAQSLRLLRNQFFMTSAGMGAMG; from the coding sequence ATGAAAATTAAGGTAAATGATTTCATTGCAGCCTTTTTGAAAGCTCAAAGTATTACTCATGTTTTCGAAATGGCAGGTGGAATGATTACCCATTTATTAGATGCGATTTATCATACGAATGCTATTAACATTATAAGTGTACATCATGAACAAGCCGCCGCTTTTGCAGTCGATGGGTTTGCTCGATTTACTGGGAAGCCGGGTATTGCATTGGCAACAAGCGGTCCAGGGGCCACTAACTTATTAACAGGAATAGGCAATTGTTATTTTGATTCGGTACCCGCACTATTCCTTACAGGACAAGTCAATCAGCATGAGCAAAAAGGGGATCGAAAAATTCGACAATTGGGTTTTCAAGAAACTGATATTATAAGTATGGCTAGACCCATTACAAAAAAATGTTATGCGGTTACGACCGCAGCAGAGATAGAATCTGTTTTACCCGAAGCTTATCAATTAGCGATTGAAGGGCGTCAAGGTCCTGTTTTGATCGATATTCCGATGAATTTACAACGTGCTGAAATTGAAGTCAATGCTGCGTCTTTATTACCTTTAAAAAGAGAAGTTATACAAAAAACGATTTCAGAAAAATTGCTCTCTGATTTAGAACAAGCCATTCAACATTCTCAGCGCCCCATTATTTTAGCTGGCCGAGGCATTGTTGCTACGAAATCTATTGATAAGCTTCTTCAATTTGCAGAATTAACGCAAATTCCTGTTGTCACTTCTTTATTGGGATTGGAAGCTATACCTTATCAACATCTTATGCGTGTGGGATTTATTGGGAGTTATGGAAATCGTTGGGCCAATATCGCGATTGGAACTGCCGATTTGTTAATAGTTTTAGGTAGCCGTTTGGACATTCGACAAACTGGAGCCGATGTCGATGGATTTAAAAAGAATAAAGTGATTTATCATATTGATTGTGATGAAAATGAAATGAATAATCGGGTGAATGGTTGTATTTGTATTACAGAGGATGTTGAAAACTTTTTAACAGTTTTTCTAAAAAAAATAGACCCTACAAAATTTTCTTTGAAAAAGGATTGGATATCCCAAATCCATCAACTTAAAAAAGAGTGGCCTGATACTGAGGAATTAAAAGAATTAGACGGTATAAATCCTAATTTCTTTATGGCTCGATTAGCTGAATGGAGCAAAGGTGTGCAAGGATTTGTTGCTGATGTTGGAAATCATCAAATGTGGGCTGCCCAATCATTAAGATTATTGCGAAATCAATTCTTTATGACTTCGGCTGGGATGGGGGCCATGGGATA
- a CDS encoding aminotransferase class I/II-fold pyridoxal phosphate-dependent enzyme, producing MSSSIKHVSYGKAVWGQDEIDAVTHVLQTSTQMGKHVAEMEEKVAQLFSKRYGIMVNSGSSANYLAVEILDLPKGSEVITPILTFSTTVAPLVKNGLVPVFIDVEPASYNIDAAKIEEMITSKTRVMMIPNLLGNLTDWIKIRHIADQHNLIVIEDSADTLGATINDQSTGIYSDISTTSFYGSHVITCGGNGGMLCVNSVELADRAKLLRSWGRSSSLFVESEAIENRFNVNVDGIPYDAKFVFEALGYNLEPSEMGAAFGLVQLRKLQQNVELREGFFAEHLAFFKQYDEWFILPEQRQNSRTGWLAFPLIVRDTAPFSRRELQIVLEKRGIQTRTVFTGNILRQPGFMNIEHRAPAEGFPNADQVMRGGLLIGAHHGMTKAMMNYIYECFEEFVQSYIKEECVS from the coding sequence ATGAGTTCTTCAATTAAACACGTTTCATACGGAAAAGCCGTGTGGGGGCAAGATGAAATTGATGCGGTAACGCATGTATTACAAACATCTACACAAATGGGTAAGCATGTTGCTGAAATGGAAGAAAAAGTCGCCCAATTATTTTCAAAGCGCTATGGCATTATGGTAAATTCAGGATCCTCGGCAAATTATTTAGCGGTTGAAATTTTAGATTTACCTAAAGGGTCTGAAGTGATTACACCGATTTTAACTTTTTCGACAACAGTAGCGCCACTTGTTAAAAATGGGTTGGTTCCAGTATTTATTGATGTGGAACCTGCGTCGTATAATATCGATGCTGCCAAAATTGAAGAAATGATTACTTCTAAAACAAGAGTGATGATGATTCCGAATTTATTAGGGAATTTAACAGATTGGATAAAAATACGACACATTGCTGATCAGCATAATTTGATTGTGATTGAAGACTCTGCCGATACACTGGGCGCAACGATTAATGATCAATCCACAGGAATTTATTCGGATATTAGCACAACCAGTTTTTATGGCTCACATGTAATTACATGTGGAGGTAATGGCGGAATGTTATGTGTCAATTCTGTTGAATTGGCAGATCGCGCTAAATTATTACGGAGTTGGGGACGTAGTTCTTCTCTATTTGTTGAATCAGAGGCGATAGAAAATCGCTTTAATGTGAATGTGGATGGTATCCCTTATGACGCAAAATTCGTGTTTGAAGCGTTAGGTTATAATTTAGAGCCATCTGAAATGGGTGCTGCATTTGGTTTGGTACAGCTCCGAAAGTTGCAACAAAATGTCGAATTGCGGGAAGGTTTTTTTGCTGAACATCTTGCATTTTTTAAACAATATGATGAGTGGTTTATTTTGCCAGAACAACGACAAAACTCTCGCACTGGTTGGCTGGCCTTTCCATTGATTGTAAGAGACACAGCCCCCTTCTCTCGACGCGAACTTCAAATAGTCCTCGAAAAACGAGGCATTCAAACACGAACGGTGTTCACTGGAAATATTTTGCGTCAGCCTGGATTCATGAATATAGAACATCGTGCACCGGCTGAAGGATTTCCCAATGCAGATCAAGTAATGCGTGGTGGACTATTGATAGGTGCTCATCATGGAATGACAAAAGCAATGATGAATTATATCTATGAATGTTTTGAGGAATTCGTACAGTCCTATATTAAAGAAGAGTGTGTGTCTTAA
- the rfbG gene encoding CDP-glucose 4,6-dehydratase: MNQLFWKNKKVFLTGHTGFKGSWLSLWLHELGAKVMGYALKPNTSLSLFELADVKKTLIHVEADITDYALLRKQLVEFQPDIILHLAAQALVKESYKDPVMTFNTNVMGTVNLLDAARFCDSVKVILNVTSDKCYENKEKNISYDEQDPMGGYDPYSSSKGCSELVTAAYRRSFFPSIAVATARAGNVIGGGDWAVDRLVPDLVRAIASNNPLLLRYPNAIRPWQHVLEPLRGYLTLIEKAWHDPQNYSQAWNFGPRESDHKTVQWFVESFLKEWSSDIGYHVEKNRTDHEAAILKLDISKAVKMLKWRPTLTLDQAVQWTVDWYKHSHDLTNVRDIVVNQIHNYQEITV; encoded by the coding sequence ATGAATCAATTATTTTGGAAAAATAAGAAAGTTTTTTTAACCGGACATACCGGTTTTAAAGGAAGTTGGCTCTCATTGTGGTTGCATGAATTAGGTGCGAAAGTCATGGGTTATGCTTTAAAACCGAATACATCTCTGAGCTTATTTGAACTCGCTGATGTCAAAAAAACGTTGATTCATGTTGAAGCCGATATTACAGATTATGCTTTACTTAGAAAACAGTTGGTAGAATTTCAGCCTGATATTATTTTACATTTGGCAGCTCAAGCATTAGTGAAAGAATCATACAAAGATCCTGTGATGACATTTAATACGAATGTGATGGGAACAGTAAATTTGTTGGATGCGGCTCGTTTTTGTGACAGTGTCAAAGTCATACTGAATGTCACTTCTGATAAATGTTATGAAAACAAAGAAAAAAACATCAGCTATGATGAACAAGATCCTATGGGTGGATATGATCCGTATAGCAGCAGTAAAGGTTGTTCTGAATTAGTGACAGCCGCCTATCGTCGAAGTTTTTTTCCCTCTATTGCAGTGGCTACTGCGCGTGCTGGAAATGTGATTGGAGGAGGCGATTGGGCTGTTGATCGATTAGTTCCTGATTTAGTGCGAGCAATAGCTTCAAATAACCCTTTGCTTTTGCGCTACCCGAACGCCATTCGACCTTGGCAACATGTTCTAGAACCTTTGCGTGGTTACTTGACGCTGATAGAGAAAGCGTGGCATGACCCTCAAAACTATTCTCAGGCATGGAATTTTGGTCCGCGAGAATCGGATCATAAAACAGTTCAATGGTTTGTTGAGTCATTTTTGAAAGAATGGTCTTCTGATATTGGGTATCATGTAGAAAAAAATCGTACGGATCATGAAGCGGCGATTTTGAAATTAGATATTTCAAAAGCAGTTAAGATGCTTAAGTGGAGGCCGACATTGACACTGGATCAGGCTGTGCAGTGGACAGTGGATTGGTATAAACACAGTCATGATCTTACCAATGTTCGAGATATTGTTGTTAATCAAATTCACAATTATCAGGAAATTACAGTATGA
- the rfbF gene encoding glucose-1-phosphate cytidylyltransferase produces the protein MKAVILAGGFGTRISEETLLKPKPMIEVGGKPILWHIMKIYSAHGIHDFIICLGYKGYLIKEYFANYFLHMSDVTFDMKQNKMEVHQKFVEPWRVTLVDTGEQTMTGGRLKRVQQFVEDDDFCFTYGDGVSNLDITQLIAQHRAEGVCATVTAVKPAGRFGAMDLLGNKVQNFQEKPKGDGGWINGGFFVLSPKVFNYIENDNTIWEQEPMAKLCDENQMSAFLHDGFWQPMDTLREKNYLEELWQSNAAPWKIW, from the coding sequence ATGAAAGCAGTTATTTTGGCAGGTGGATTCGGGACTCGCATTAGCGAGGAGACTTTACTGAAGCCTAAGCCCATGATCGAGGTTGGTGGAAAGCCAATTCTTTGGCATATCATGAAGATTTATTCTGCTCATGGTATTCACGATTTTATTATTTGTCTTGGCTATAAAGGTTATTTGATTAAAGAATATTTTGCCAATTATTTTTTGCATATGTCAGATGTTACATTTGATATGAAACAAAATAAGATGGAAGTCCATCAAAAATTTGTTGAGCCATGGCGTGTGACTTTAGTTGATACCGGTGAGCAGACGATGACTGGAGGTCGACTTAAGCGAGTGCAGCAGTTTGTGGAAGATGATGATTTTTGTTTTACCTATGGCGATGGTGTGAGTAATTTGGATATTACACAATTGATTGCTCAGCATCGAGCTGAAGGTGTTTGTGCAACTGTCACAGCGGTAAAGCCAGCGGGTCGTTTTGGAGCGATGGATCTTTTAGGAAATAAAGTCCAGAATTTTCAAGAGAAGCCAAAAGGTGATGGTGGTTGGATCAATGGAGGATTTTTTGTTCTTTCGCCAAAAGTTTTTAATTATATAGAAAATGATAATACAATATGGGAACAAGAACCCATGGCAAAATTATGTGATGAAAATCAAATGTCTGCTTTTTTGCATGATGGATTTTGGCAACCGATGGATACTCTTCGTGAAAAAAATTATCTTGAAGAACTCTGGCAATCGAATGCAGCACCATGGAAAATTTGGTAA